In Iodobacter fluviatilis, the DNA window CCATGCACCCCCCGCGGCGTAATGACTTTATTAGAGCGCACCGGCATTGATATCGTTGGTAAAGACGCTGTCATTGTGGGCGCATCTAATATCGTAGGTCGCCCGCAGGCTTTAGAGCTGTTGCTGGCGCGCGCTACCGTGACGGTCTGTCATAGCAAAACACAAGACTTAGAAAGCAAAGTACGTGGTGCAGATATCGTGGTGGCTGGCGTAGGCATCCCTAATTTTGTGAAAGGGGATTGGATTAAGGCGGGCGCGATTGTGATCGACGTGGGTATTAATCGCTTAGAAAACGGCAAGCTCTGTGGGGATGTTGAATTTGATGTGGCCAAAGAAAAGGCTGCATGGATTACCCCTGTACCGGGTGGCGTGGGCCTGATGACTGTGGCTACCCTGATGCAAAACACTTTTGATGCCTGTGTTAATCGCAAGGGTTGATTAAGTATTAAGTCTTATTTGTGTAACCCTTTTCCATTGTGTGATTGCACATTGGAAAAGGGAAGCTAGCAGCGCCTTTAGTGCAGTTTTGCCTATCAATTGCCGGATTTCCTGCCTCATGTCTTATCAGTTAGCTAAACCTTTTCTTTTTTTGCTCGACGCCGAAAAAGCGCACGCTGCAGCATTCACCGGCTTGCATGCCTTACACAGCCTAGGATTTTTGCGCACGTTTACGCCTGCGGTGCCTGAATGCCCTGTGTCTGTAATGGGGCTGGACTTCCCTAATCCTGTTGGACTGGCCGCAGGCTTAGATAAAAATGGCGATCATATCGACGCAATGGCCGAGCTAGGTTTTGGTTTCCTAGAGATCGGAACCGTGACCCCACGGCCGCAGCCGGGCAATCCTAAGCCACGCCTGTTTCGCCTGCCTGAAGCCGAGGGCATTATTAACCGTATGGGTTTTAATAATGATGGCGTGGATAAGCTGATCGAGAACGTTAAAAACAGTCGTTATCAAGGCATTCTGGGTATCAATATTGGTAAAAACTTCGATACCCCGATTGAGAATGCGGCTGATGATTATCTTATCTGCCTAGATAAAGTGTACGAGCACGCCAGCT includes these proteins:
- the folD gene encoding bifunctional methylenetetrahydrofolate dehydrogenase/methenyltetrahydrofolate cyclohydrolase FolD, with the translated sequence MTAQILDGKIISAEIVSDVRAKVDARVASGLRAPALAVILVGADPASQVYVGNKKRQCANAGIRSIDIDLPADTSEADLLALVAKFNQDDEIDGILVQLPLPKHINAEKVIELIDPVKDVDGFHPYNIGRLALKMPLLRPCTPRGVMTLLERTGIDIVGKDAVIVGASNIVGRPQALELLLARATVTVCHSKTQDLESKVRGADIVVAGVGIPNFVKGDWIKAGAIVIDVGINRLENGKLCGDVEFDVAKEKAAWITPVPGGVGLMTVATLMQNTFDACVNRKG